The Podospora bellae-mahoneyi strain CBS 112042 chromosome 7, whole genome shotgun sequence genomic sequence TTCTCGGTTTCTGGGCTTCGGAACCCTCAGTACTTGGTCTCTCGGGAAGACTACGGCGCCATCAAGCGCACACTTGACGCTCACATTGCCGGGTATCGTTGTGCGCCTGTCGAGTGGGAGATCAACTGGAAGACTCGGCATGCACCCGAGTTTCGACTGCTCCCGCCAAAGCATGCGGGACTGTACACAGGCCTTCAACTTTTGGCTGTTCTCAGGGCGCTCAGGTATAATGACTATTTCAACTCGCTGTCTTTCAAGGATGTGGACTTGTCGATGCTGCACGGCGTGGATGACAATCTGGGCGGGAGCATCAACGTTGCCTACCTGAGCCGGACTTGTAAGTTCTCAAAGTGTGTTTTCTCTGTTCAGGCAGTCAGCTAACAACACTACAGGCATCAAACTCACCAATGATGAAGTGCAGCTGCTGAAGACCTGCCCGGTGTTGCACCAGGAGTTCCATGCTCTGGCTTATTGCTCTGAGACGATTCGGCAAATCGATTTCACCAACTGCAGCTATGAGCTGAACAGGGGAAAGACAGCCGACAGCCACTACCCGACCCTCCAGTTCCTTACGCctatcctccatctcctcaaGACCGGCATCTCAAAGTGCAACCGTTTGATCTTGGCCCACAATCACCTTTCTGAACATGACATCAGCAACCTCGCCGAGACCATGGAAACGGGTGCCATCAGAGCCCTGGACATCTCGGCTTGTGGCTTGGACGATATGGGTGTGAGGAGGATCGTCATTGACCCTCTGATGGagcgccctcttcctctcgAGTCATTGACGGTTGCGGGCAACTATGGTCGATTGCCCGCGTATATTTTGCCTGACCTCCTGCAGCAACTTCCTGAAATTAGAGAGCTCAACCTCTGTGGCAGCATTTTGGGAGACAGTTCGGATGTGGGCCCGCTATTGCCCTTTGAGCTGCTCGAAAGCCTCCAGTGGCTTGAGTCGATCGATATCACGGGGTGGCTGATCAACGATGAGACCTTGATGGACCTACAGCGCTTCCTGATGGCGAGAAGCTGGAAACTAGATCACAGGCAGTTTTCAGCCTTCCGCCGGCTTGTCCTCAAGCAATGCGGTATCACGGGATTCAAAGCTGCGGCATTGTTTGAAGCCGTTGGGAAGGATCATGGCCTGCATATCGGCCTGAGCAACAATCCGATCGAGAACGGCATTGGAGAGTTGGCTGCTGTCATTCGGGAGAACAAGGGACCTGCTGGACTGGATATGGAAATGGTTGAGTTCCAGGACGAGGATAACTACCTCGCTCTGATCCACGCCTTGACCGAGACCAAGTACCTCACCGTCCTGAACCTGGCCGGTACAgcacctgctccttctcctacTGGCGTTTGCAGTTCCGAGATGGTCAGCGCGCTGCATGACTTGTTTGCACGCAACACTTCCATCCGGTGTCTTGATCTCTCGGGCTTTTCCGGCAGGCTTGACGATGGCCAACTGACCAAGGGATTCGGCCGCAGCTTGAGCGGTCTTGAGCATAACAAGGCGATGACCCACCTGCGGATTCGGAACCAGAACCTCCACGACGACGCAGGCACGCTGGGCCAGTCCTTGAAGAGGAACAATACACTGATGGTTCTCGACTGCcaagacaacaacctcaaTCTGAACAGTTTTGGGTTCTTGGTCGACAGCATGAAGATTAACAGGACGATCATCGacttccccttcacccccaagGAGCGCGCCGACATTTGGAAGAATGTCCTCAAGGGCCTTCGTCCAGGGCCACGCCCACCTCAGGCCAAAACTGGTCTCCACTTGGGCAAAGATAAAAAGCACAAGGATAAGAAGGACGACAAGGACAAGCAGCCTGCGCTTCAGCCCGACGTACAGGAAACTGCTTTGTGGACCATCTTGGAGAAGCAGTTCAGGCAGCTGGACGAACACATCGAGCGCAACcgcgagcttctcgaggcATCATCCGGCCAGGTCTTTGATTTCGAGTCCCCAGCCTCCACCCCTATCGACGCCGGACAGGCGGGCGGTGGTTTCAATGCTGGTCCTGCTGGTGCAAGCGAGTGGCCTacccttcttgatctcgagTTCGACATGGGCACCATCGACCTGAACGAcagcaccacccctccacctgcGGTTGCCGGCCCTGTAGGCGAGGCAGTTGCTCATGACGGGACAATCCTTTTGCAGTCCAGCCCTGACCCGAAATCCACACCCGCGGCCGAGGcccccaagaaggagaaacaCAGGCCACCCCCTCTCATCCGTCGGAAGACTGTCCGTTCCTCTACCCTGGACAAGGAGTCCCGGGATGAGCCCCCACCGACACCTTCCTACTCCTTGATCGGCCACGTCGGAGTAGGCAGCACAATGTTGAACGCTGCACCCgactatcctcctcccccccctcctccaccccccgccATGCTCGCGGCCTTTGCCGGGGTCGAGTCACCAACTGATACCCTCGACCCAGTCTCGGAGGTTGAGACGCCAGGGCCGGATGAGTTGCTGCCTACAATGGCTGAGCTTCACATTAAGAACTATAACAACATTAGCGtggccaacaacatcaatatcaccaccgctaccaccaaagccaacacCACTATCACCACGACAACCATCAcgcacagcagcagcactaGCACGAACAATAGCACTAGGGGTCATAGGTCTACCCCGTCAAATCAGAGtatggacgaggaggagaagttgagggAGATGTTGAGTCAGTATAGGGGAGGATTTATGGTGGGGGGGTTTACTGactaattttttttttggggggggggaggcgatTGTTTTGATTTGTTTTGGTAGGGGGAAGCGGAGGTTGTTTTGATATAATATGAGGAAAAGCAAGGGTATATAACATAGTATATAGAGGGGCATAAATGGCAACATAACAACACGCATATATATTTGGAATtttggaagggttggagGTTTGGGACAAGGAAGTTTTGCATCATTCAGtggattttttttctttatcaTCATTTGGCATGGCAGAGCAGAGCATGGGAGTGGATTTCATCTTGGGGGGAATGGTTGTTGTAAGATATaaggggatgatggagaggttgatacCCTATAGAGGATAGTCAATATTGAGTTTATTTCCAAACATGTAATGTTTGTCTATCTCGGTCGTCTTGTGTCTTTTGTTATACTGAGAGCTTGTGTTGTTATGGTACTCTTCGCAGAGCAGGTGCTCCTTCCTCTAATAGCCAGTCATGCCTTCTTTGAGCATTGTGCCTTCCCCACCTGATCGCTCTTGCCTCACAATTCGCTCCTGGGGTTATCACTTAAAATTTCGCAGCAGATAATCACCAGAGGTTTGGCGCGGCGGTGTGAGGATGGTTATACAACCTGGTGATATCCTGCTCCCAAATTCTGGTAGGGAGGAATGCGGTACCTGGCTGGAGGCAACTTCCACAGGTTCGCTTCCAGACAGGAGTGCTGAACTCTTTTGAGTCTTTCCCCATTACACACACAATCAGTCCTGCCTCTTCAGTGAAAGTCGTTCTTTCCTCCCCATGGCAAACAGCCAAAGCCTTcactcccaccccaccaccgctcccTTCACCACACAGCCCGCTCCCGgatttataatttaaaatttTGCACTCGACAATCACTGGAGGTTTGGTGCAGTGGTATTCACGAGGGACGCCTGAGTATTATTACTATTGACCGATCCTTCCGGGGGAGATTAAGTGGTACCACCTACTGCCAGCCAACTGACGGGGTCGAGCCGAGGTTGGGACACTGaaactctttttttttttttttttttttattccccccccttctttgtGTTGACTTCCACTCATTTCCTTTAGACCCTTTCACTGCAACCAGCAGCTTGACCTtgtttaatattattaccTGCCACCATCAAGTAGCTCTTCTTGTATTAACCTTTGCCTGTGATGTGTCCTTTGGGTGTTGGTATCATGCCTTCATTTCGACCTTGGCTCTGACCCAATTCTAAATTGATGTCCAACACCAACGAGCCaaagcatcatcatctccgcTACACCCGTAGTTTTGATGAtcctttctttcccccctttgACAATACCGTCCTCTCATTCTTCCCTCAACCACGGCTTTTATTCCACTTCTCCTTTGCCTTTCACAACCCCAAATCCCATattcctcccccatctccctttCCCGAACcctcacatcaaccccctAACAAACTGATCCAGCCCCAACTCAAAAAGCTcattcctcaccccctcaccccccttgTGTTCCACCGGACTGAGCGGGTTCTTCACCACATACTCCACCCACAGGTTGATATATATCTGATGCAGCACATTCCGCATGCTCAGTGTCGCCACGTCAGTCAGCATGACGAACCGCAGATTGGAGGCTGTCTCGTAGTAGTGGAGCTTGTACTGCGCGGTTCGGTAACTGATGAAGGCGTCGTCGGAGCCGCCGAGTTTGCGGACCATGTTTCGAAGGGAGAAGACGGTGCCAAAGATTAGTTTGGCGTTGTCGGAGTATTGTTTTTGGGTGAGGATGCTGGAggtgggttgttgtggtggttgttgtggtggttgttgtggtggttgttgggggtgggagtgggtaggggggaggatgtcggtggaggaggcggcggggggggggagccAGGATTTGGAGTAGATGCATTCCGCTGGGAAGAGGTTGTTAGCAATATATAAGGGgcagggagggagggggggggggaacgCACTGTGCCGGTCGAAGATGTAGAAGGAGTAGACGACCATTTTCGGGTTTGGGCCAGCCGGGCCGCGCGccgggttgaggggggatgggggagagaagagagatggGGGCGCACgacggcggtgatgggagggttgggtggtgagggtgattACTGGGTTTGTAGATCGATTTGGCTGGTATGGACAAGTTGATGCTCGGTAGTTTCCGTTGATGTCCCGAAGTGTCGGGCTTCGGTGACCCGCCTGCGGTTGACCTCCTTACCACGACGGGGGTCCACACCGGGACCGGGGTTATTTGCAGGCGTCTTGGCGGTGGCACACAGACCAGGGCACGATCCATCCAACGAACCAGTCCAGCGGCTCCCGTTTTGGTAAGCTGGTCGTCCTTCTCTTTTGGTTACTTCGAAGTCAATTCTCCATCGGTTTGATCATCATGTCAATAAGATACAGAAAGCTCGAGGAGCCAAAATGACGCTTaaaaacacaaacaaaagGATTGGCCTGTTCCCGAGATGCACAGGACGGACCCAATGACGCATGAGGCTCCTGGACGGGATGTCGGTTGCAGGAAAGagcggggtggtgggggtgagaGAGGG encodes the following:
- the bet5 gene encoding Trafficking protein particle complex subunit BET5 (COG:U; EggNog:ENOG503P30X), with the translated sequence MVVYSFYIFDRHTECIYSKSWLPPPAASSTDILPPTHSHPQQPPQQPPQQPPQQPTSSILTQKQYSDNAKLIFGTVFSLRNMVRKLGGSDDAFISYRTAQYKLHYYETASNLRFVMLTDVATLSMRNVLHQIYINLWVEYVVKNPLSPVEHKGGEGVRNELFELGLDQFVRGLM
- a CDS encoding hypothetical protein (EggNog:ENOG503Q4WN); the protein is MSRPPSKHLQTQKRTRSGVSLTMTEPDGSEAAYSPTTPSSPTSSHGEHRRSFSLNSIKGRPWRSMSNSNRDRDSTPDSAFRGHVRKLSKSRPYSASPVDGFSRRSSGISEDHIQSLHSRLSFTTTDPPSLTPSSSSCSFDWKTQRVEGGCALEPDTSLLKTKTPYLVVTTDYLLKMKSRADAVALFPSLAIEGEKAHHGSPPEPALAIPISTVVAAFYSESIKPSFGIEVWWKGFGGQSFYRSEFFFSLPREQQKMLESITRVIGTKEQDESGSSNKCDDIKPLMQKIQMMEEPVFANKELEIFPVIPRGHTRKEYMPKMEDASKKSQEGSAYYLVIGTYLCYLAEVQRGKAGSSCKHRTFGLVTLNSVVGDWSFHEERFNISFRDPFKMSVTLELASRYYRQIIRILGTADRFIKPNWPQLWQNLEIFSVSGLRNPQYLVSREDYGAIKRTLDAHIAGYRCAPVEWEINWKTRHAPEFRLLPPKHAGLYTGLQLLAVLRALRYNDYFNSLSFKDVDLSMLHGVDDNLGGSINVAYLSRTCIKLTNDEVQLLKTCPVLHQEFHALAYCSETIRQIDFTNCSYELNRGKTADSHYPTLQFLTPILHLLKTGISKCNRLILAHNHLSEHDISNLAETMETGAIRALDISACGLDDMGVRRIVIDPLMERPLPLESLTVAGNYGRLPAYILPDLLQQLPEIRELNLCGSILGDSSDVGPLLPFELLESLQWLESIDITGWLINDETLMDLQRFLMARSWKLDHRQFSAFRRLVLKQCGITGFKAAALFEAVGKDHGLHIGLSNNPIENGIGELAAVIRENKGPAGLDMEMVEFQDEDNYLALIHALTETKYLTVLNLAGTAPAPSPTGVCSSEMVSALHDLFARNTSIRCLDLSGFSGRLDDGQLTKGFGRSLSGLEHNKAMTHLRIRNQNLHDDAGTLGQSLKRNNTLMVLDCQDNNLNLNSFGFLVDSMKINRTIIDFPFTPKERADIWKNVLKGLRPGPRPPQAKTGLHLGKDKKHKDKKDDKDKQPALQPDVQETALWTILEKQFRQLDEHIERNRELLEASSGQVFDFESPASTPIDAGQAGGGFNAGPAGASEWPTLLDLEFDMGTIDLNDSTTPPPAVAGPVGEAVAHDGTILLQSSPDPKSTPAAEAPKKEKHRPPPLIRRKTVRSSTLDKESRDEPPPTPSYSLIGHVGVGSTMLNAAPDYPPPPPPPPPAMLAAFAGVESPTDTLDPVSEVETPGPDELLPTMAELHIKNYNNISVANNINITTATTKANTTITTTTITHSSSTSTNNSTRGHRSTPSNQSMDEEEKLREMLSQYRGGFMVGGFTD